Part of the Sciurus carolinensis unplaced genomic scaffold, mSciCar1.2, whole genome shotgun sequence genome, GGTGTgcttggaggagggaaggagaatcCACTATGTGGTCTCTTGGCAAGTGGAAGACTGACAGACCAACCCCTTCAAGGCAAGTCAGGGGAGTGAAATGTACTTCAGCCTGTGCATATGCCAGGGGGCAGAAGGGCATGTGGGGAAGGAGTTCAGAGAAAGCTAAATGATTCTAGAGAAGAATGCCCTCCAACAAAACAAAGGTGTTTCCTgcaaaattgagaataaaaggaCATAAACACACAGGACATTCAGAATCACAGATGAAACACTGAGCAAAGAATGCCCTGAACAGTGACTGCCTCTGGCTCCAGGTGTGggctaaaaagaaacaaaagcaagaccTAAGTAATTATTGTAACTCAGGGAGAAATGTGAGCAGAGGAGCACAGGGTTACTGGCCATAGGACCAcacaggaaacaggaagaggtgggaattCAAGAACAATACCTCAGAATACAGAATGAATTACAGAGGATTAtgtagaaagcagagagaagaagttTGACATGTGTTGATAATTGATGCACTTTAATTACAAATTAgatatgtaaaatgaaatgtGATTCAATGACCAAGGAGGCAATATATCTAAGTGAGGATATATGAAATCATGCACAATCATGTGTGTGAgaatcacatttataaaatacatggaTACAAAGACAAATCTacaatattatgttaatattttatgtaaatatatgtttaatatgCTGTCTAGAGAGACTAAAATGGAGAACAAGGAAttctaaacaaaaccaaaaacaattgtcaagaaaataatggaaaactaaaatacttgCTAAATTAGTCCTAAAACCAATgtggaatacaaattatatttggaGAAACTCACACAtgtgaaaataaagggaaatatctAGAATTATACCCCACAAGATGacagaaaattgttttctaaaataatccATAAGATTCAAAAAACTGGAGAGATCCAAGAAGGTGGAATAGAGGAAGGCTGTGCTCCTTGTtactctgtaactctggtttcaagcgaggatatctgtttcttggtgaggcagtttttgctgcttatcaatcccctgctgtttaccccatttgtctactgtgatcatctgcagtctgccagcatatcgacacatttttaagtgcagattgctcactgtcatgcgcctatcatctgccatttgcctgcctcttgcctgtccatcgcctgccttacacctatccatcacccgcCACCCGAAGTTCACCTCCCGATCagtcatccaacaacagtcagcaaactgatctcTGACTGCCAGTGAAGCATCAGCTGCATGCTTttgcctggaaattcactgttacagtaccagcagttttgattacacgtggctgccgctaTATTGAGACAAAAGCCAGGCCGGgtaggacccctgaccagactgactgagtcCTGCTTCCAGTATCCCTCAGCCTGAATGATTACCCCCTGCCTCCAGACCCCtgacattgactgactgctccctgccaccaggacccccagactgacggtgccctatcaccaggacacacagaccgactgattgcaccctgcctaCAGGATTCTACAAccgcaccacacacacaccaccaccaccagcaccctTCTTGGCCAACTCCACcttgcctccaggacctccaactgaccacatccacaccccaagctgcaacttcccatttgccaacacacttGGAAGCTAGAGTGGcaatcttggataatcctggaagttgtATCTCCCAtctaggtggggcaaatcccatctggagatgcctgctggagacttgaagctcattgtcaggtcactgaagacagggaggtttgaatactatatgattcttatagtgtagattttctttcttctccttattgaagagtatcaagtttttatttctttacttttcttgttctcttttcctattgtttacgtgttccctcagagtctctttctcccttttggcATGCTAAAAACcaaattcttttgattatactctcactaTTTCTATTATCtggaacttctgtatattcttttcttattccattatcagctacatcctacatccctctgcatcctctttgtcctccattagaaactgcagaccttattgcaaatctgtttgttatactgaagataataatttaactcattctgtttattatgacaatatttttaatgtcttcacaggagttatttggtctaggattgcatactgtctgattTGGGcaatgctaatattgatctccccttaaagaaaaggttttggaaacctatagggccactataagccaataggggagaatctgcaataccccaggaTCTAcaatgctagaggggaagatacatgagcaacatgaaaaaacaagggaagaaaattatccaaacaaatctagattctatattaataagatccaacaacagcatgatagaagaaatgtcagaaaaagacttcagattatacattattaagatgatttgtgaagcaaaggatgagatgagagagcaaatgcaggcaatgaatgataatagcaacaagcagttaaaagagcaactgcaggaagcaaaagattatttcaaaaaagagatagattcttaaaacaaacaaacaaacagaaatccttgaaatgaaggaatcactaaaccaaaataaaaactcaatgaaaagcatcaccaaaagactaaacCTCTTgtaagacagaacttcaggcaatgaagacaaaatatataattttcaaaataaaggtgaccacacagagaagatgataaattatGTGACATTCCCTCACCCAGACACAATGCCTGAACAGCAGCTGGTGAAACCAACTGAGTGGAGCTACTGTGACTACTTCTGCGCTGATAAGAAAGACCCCCAAGGCAATGGCACCATGGCAGGGTTTGAACTGCtgctccaaaagcaactgaagggcaaacaaatgcagaaagaaatgtctgaatttgCCCAAGGGAGGAGaaagattgaagaaaaatatgcaaagaacaTGGCTAAGCTCTGTCAGAGCCCATTGGCTGCACAGGAGGAAGGCTTCCTGGGAGAAGCATAGGCTCAGGTGAAGAAAAGcctggcagatgaagcagaagttcatctcaagttctcGGCCAACCTTCATAGCAAGGTAGAGAAACCCCTAATAAACTTTcgtgagaacttcaagaaagacatgaaaaagtgtgACCACCATATCACTGACCTCCACAAGCAACTAACCAGCCACTATGCATTGGTGGAGAAGGCCCAGAAAGCCCTCACAAAGCagcagagagacctggagatgaagacccagcagTTGGAGATCAAACTGAGCAACAAGATGGAGGAGGACATCAAGAAGTCATGGAGGAAGTCCACACAGACTGGTGATGACCTCCTGTGCTGTGTGGAACTCAACAACCAAGCCCAGTCCAAGTggtttgaagagatggtgaccaccactttggagctggagcagctggaagtggagagggtggagaaAATCTGGCAACATTTGTGACAGTACACAGAGCTGTGGCATGAGATGGACATGTTCAACAAAAACACAGTTGAGTCTGTGGACCAACTGCTTCAAAAAGTGGACTGGGCCCAAGACAGAGAGCTGTGTGTCAGAGAGCACAAAATGGGCAACATTCACCCTGTGGACGTGGAGATCTAGACAAACCTATGTGACCTCCGGGGGTCCTGCCCAGGAAAAGGGCTGGATATCCCACAGAGAGGAGATGGTGGCTCCTGCTGGGTGAAGttgccctcccacccactcctCTGTCCACTAAGGAGAGTGGAGAGGGCTGGTGATACCAGAAGGGTAATCAGGATGGCCCAGCTGGGGGATCCCAAATATTCCCAGGCCAAGAAGACAGACTTGCATCCTGGCCTTTGTCTCCAAGACTGAAGCCCCCAAACCCCATGCCATGCTTGttgctctgagaacaaactgaggctagaaaaaaaattgaaactgctttaacacctggagactaaataatatactattgattGACCAATacatagctgaagaaatcaggaatcaaataaaaaatatttataggtaattgagaaaaatgtcacaacatatcaaaatctctgtgacaatATAAAGGCATTTCTTATTGTGCTATTGTGtttatcttatttattaaaagaataaaaagacactaaataaataacctaatattatatctcaaaaccctctaaaaagaaaaacaaatcaacaccaaaatctgtacaagactggaaataattaaaatcatacagatgaaattgatgaaactgaaacaataaaaaattttaaaaaatcaacaaaacattagttttttgacaaataaaattgataaatttttaaccaagctaacaaaaagagaaaaactcaaattactaaaactcatgatgaaaaagcaaatatcaccacagataataccaaaatacagacaataatctgaaactattttgaaaatctatgttccaataaaatagaaaatcatgaagacattgaaaaatttctagagatacaTGCCCTACCTAAATTAAATCTGGaggatttaaacagatcagtttctatcaatgaaattgaagatacgatcaaaagtctatcaacaaagaaaagcccaggaccagatagattatCAGccacaccttcaaagaagaactaacacctaTCCTCTTTAAATtattccagaaatagaaaaaaaagaaaattctttcaaacttattctatgaagctagtatcatcctcataccaaaatcagacaaaagcacatcaaggaaagaaagcttcagaccaatgtccttgatgaatatagatgcaaaaattctaataaaatactaggaaaattgcatattaaaaggatagtgtgccaagatcaagtggagttcatcttatggatggaaggttggttgaacacatggaaatcagtaaatatattttttatatcaatAGACTTATAGACAATAATCTCATGAGTATtacaatagatacagaaaatccatttaacaaaatttagcatccattcttgctcaaaacactagaaaaactagggatagttggaacataTGTCAACAGTGTAAAAGCTACATATGCTAAAACCAAggttaacatcattctaaatgaataaaagtcTAAAACaatctaaaaactggaacaagacagggatgtcctctttcaccatttctattcaacataattcttgacaccctagccagagcaattaaacaaaagaaagaaattgaatggatacaaataggaaaagaagagttcaaactatATTTGTGGATGATATGactttatatttagaagacacaaAACACTGCACCAGAAATATTCTAGAGCTCAAATAAATTCAGCAaggtaacaggatataaaatcaataaccaTAAGTCATTTCATTCCTATCCACCAACTATTAATCAActggaaataaattataaaaaattattccattcacaacagcctcaaaaaatacttgtgaatcaatctaacaaaaggtgaaacctctacaatggaaaccacagaacactgaagagagaaactgaagaaatggaaagaagatggaactgaagatggaaggatctcccatgttcttgtataggcataattaatatgtTCAAAactgccatactaccaaaagtgttatatatattcaatacaatccctgccaaaataccaatgacacacttcatagaaatataaaaagcagacAATATAGTTTTTTAACAGAATATGCTTTAGGTTTGtactaaattttaataaaatattagaaaatttgttCCTATATATGTCTATTTACTCCTCCTTACTGTGTGTGATAGTGCAATGTAGGTTGCCTTTACACATGGTATacctaaaataatacattttatatttttcatatataattatatatattttaaggcaAGTGGAGAAGAAAGGATATAAAATGATATTCACAGTACTCATATATTAACCTTCTCATTCATTATATGTAGATTTGATTTATGATCTGTTGTCATTTTCTTACTCCAATCTttgttccctcttccttttctttttctgttattgtcaaacatgtttcattttttgtgttgtAAACTCAATGCTCTTTCAGTAGTAACAGTGTAGGTGCAAATTGCATAAACAATGATATAATTGTTGTCCATAGctttaacaaaaaaaatgataatttttataatggTAATTGTGTCATAAGTATAATGCTGCTGAGAAGCATACAAAATTTCCATGCATTTTGGAAGATTATTTGGAATAGTATttgtaaaaaatcaaatttttaaatcagttattctgaaatacattttagaaaaagtgtgcacctatgtaaaatatatgtgcaatatttttatttatattttatattcaacatAAGAAGAGAAATTTAACTTTTTCATGTCCATCTTCTGAAATATATGCAAACTTTAAAGTCAAGATAAGACATTTGTAACACTATTGGTATGTGTTCCTGGAAAATATGTTAAgttgaaataaacagaaaaaaatggtgaaatttaatttattttatatataggtTTTCTTTCACTTGTATATTGCAAAACTCATGGGATAATGCAAAAATTTATTGTAGTAGAACTTTGATATTCTGTCCctgataaataaaattggaatgagagcctgaaaaaattaaatttttatatttttttcaaatcttgaaCTTTTTTATGGTGGAAGGTATTAAATTTTACTTATCAAAAATAAGACAGAttatgggttggggatataactcagttggtagagtgcttgcctcgcaagcataaggccctgggttcaattcccagcagtgcaaaaaaaaaaacaaaaaaagacagattATTAAGATAAATACTAAAAACCAAATGACATAGGTAATCTTTTTTGTTGGGGTATGAATTCACAAATTGATTATTTCTTCACCATGACAAGTTTAACAATAATCTGTTGATAGCTGTGTTTCCATTAATTAGGTTGGTCTCAAAGTAGGAAACCCATTGGGCTTAAAAAGTGCACAcacaaatacttaaatatttactcttgCAAGCCTCAGTGTTTGTGATGACAACACAATTACTTTCAGAATATTTTCCCCTTTGACCAATATGCTTAATTTgctctttataattaaaaatgcttaatttGCTACCTCctaggaaaatgaaatatttacataagTTTCATTTGATTCTATGTTTGCCAGGGAAGAGAAGATTGCAACTCAGAAACACCGGTGGCAAAGCAGTAGCAATATTCAGAGTACTGTTCCACCCATTAGTCAAATGTTTCAGTTCACCCAGGATTTCTTCATATGAGGAAATATCCTTCATCAACCTCTTTCTTGGCTTCAGTTTTAAGGAATGTATTCTGAAAATTAGGGAAAGATTAGGTAAGTGGATGATCctaaaatctgtatttatttagCATATGTTTCTCTGTGTTACCCTAAACCTATTGCTGTATCTAAGCCATCAATTTTGTGTGCTTATATTTCACGGAACCTCAGCAACataatgcaatattttattttattccagttTATTAGTTGCATAGAATATGCATTTtcaaatcaattatttttattcttgagaaATAGATCACATTACTTCCTTAACTTGGAACTTACAGAAGTGTAAATGACCCGCTTGTGACATTTACAATATGAATGATTTATATCATTATCAGAAAATCTAACattatatgataaaatttttacaaagaaaaattttccctCTGCCAAATTTGCTTCTTCACAAATagcaaggcaaagaaaaataaaaaatgaatacataaaattctTTATACTGCTTTTTCAACTATCTAACAGTTCACAGAGAACTAAAGCATATTTATAATGATGTTCAGTAACTACCCTATATACAAAATGTGCCTAttgcttttatacttttttagCAAAATCTTAGAAAACCATCATATACAGAAACTTAGGTAATCTGTTTATGTGTAAAGTTTATGCTATCATTTTGGGTGATATATCTTACTTATAATGATGATCTTAGTAAAATATACTATACATCAATTGAAAACAGTTTGCAACATACGACATATCCTGTACTGTTTATGAGAATGTCCCTGAGATAACAATGGGAACACCAACACCAATgacaaaaagatttttaatatctgaatgagtgcaatatattatatatgtttatatactgctatttttcttgaatttccatAGGTAATTATCATCATGCCTGAGAAATTCACCAATGTGACCACCATAACAGAATTCTTGCTTATGGGATTCCCTAATGACAAGGTGCTACAGAGACTATGTGCCATGCTCTTCTTCCTGATTTATCTGGCTGCACTGATAGGAAATATCCTTATTATTACTCTCACCACCATAGACCAGCACCTCCAAtcccccatgtatttcttcctgaaGAACTTGTCCTTCATTGATATCTGCTATATCACTGTCACTGTCCCTAAATCCATCATGAACTCTCTGACCAATATCCACTCCATCTCCTTTCTGGGATGTGCCTCACAGgttttctttgttatatttttggCTGGCACAGAGTTTTTCCTCCTTCTAGTGATGTCCTATGACCGCTATGCTGCCATCTGCCAACCTCTGCATTATGGGACCATCATGAATAGATATGTCTGTGTGCAGATGGTGATTATATCATGGTTCAGTGGCTGTGTATATGGATCCCTTCATGTTGCAGGCACATTCACTGCCCATTTCTGTGGAACCAACATAGTGCATCAGTTCTTTTGTGATATTCCATCATTACTTATGGTTTCTTGTTCTAGGAATAACATTCtagaatatatatttatcattgttaGCTGTTGTTTTgcattcttatgttttatttcaatggTTGTTTCCTATGTTTACATTTTCACCACTGTCCTTAGAATTCCTTATGCAAAAGGCAGATTCAAAATTTTCTCCACCTGCCTGCCCCATCTTACTGTGGTGACTTTGTTTCTCTCCTCTGGATTTATCGCATATTTATGTTCAGCATCAAAGTCCCCATCTTCCCTGAACCtctttatgtcagtgtcatacTCTCTCTTACCTCCCAGTCTGAATCCTGTCATTTACAGTCTGAGAAACAGGGACATGAAAGTAGCCCTAAACAACATTTTTGTTGGGAAAATGATCCCTAACTTGTAAGCAGTTAGAGTGTTGGTATTCCTGATAATTATTAAAGTAtatcaaattatttgttttacattaatatcttaaaatgattgaataaatacaGTGCTATTGTTGATGCTGcatgacataaaatattttataatatttaaattagtttGAATGTTAAAGGAATGTCTTGACAGTTTACAAAGCAGTGGGATATTACCTGTGTTATGTCCACATCAATGGACACCAgaattagataattttttttttcatttctcatctATTTTACTAGCACAAGTCTCTTTTGGTTTGGGATGTTTTATGATTGTTTCAAGATAtaggtattttattatgatttattttagtaCCCTGCAATATTTCAAATGAGGATgaatttactttataaatttagttatttcaaatgctttcttttttatcttttccttgttTATATCAGAAAAGACCAAATATTGCAAATATTGCATTCAGAACAGTCTTTAAGAGAGGAGTTACTGATATAAGGTGTTACTGACTGATCACATAATGACATAATAATTTGATATTTGAtgataatttgaataattttgatataataaTGATATAAGGTGTTACTGACTGATCAGATAATGACATAAtaatttgatatttgatatttgatgataatttgaataattttcattACAAAGAAAACTTGTAAAGCACAGAGTATATTGACCTAACATACACAAGAAGAGTGTGATTATAATCCAGTTTCTTTTGTTCCCacacttaatttttctgaatttgaatTGCACATAAATTTATGTAGAAGTTGAAATAAGTGTGCCATCAATTGAAATTTACTGTTAATATTCTGAAGTTAAATATATTATACATTGAATTCTAAGTTTATTTCTAAGTTTAAATTTTCTAACATTAagtgcatttttattaatttaaattactttgtttctttctgaaatttaatgcatttatgaagaaaataattttccccaTTAATGTTAGCATTTTACTTATGTTTCTTTACCTTCCTTCATTTGTTCTtctaattttacttatattttccaattttgcttcatctttcttatttccttcatattattttctttgcaatGTATGTTTTCCAATGTGTTTTTTACCACATCAATTATGGCATATTTTTTCCTGCTTGACTCATTACTTCTTTGTTCGACCACAATGCATTTCTCCTAGGACACAGTCCTCATTTTTCCACTTAGTAAAATTGGAAACAGAATAGTGGTACTTTGTCCTCATCTTAGAACAATAATGGGGTAGTAAAGGTGCTGATGAAGATGGTGAaggtgatgatgataatgatttcACAACTGCTGAGGTCCAAGTGCTCCACATGGATTTATCCATTACTTCGGTACACCTTCAATTCAACTGTGGCTAAGTTTCTCCTTTgtataaaaaattaagatacatGAGGATTAATAAATGTACCCCAAGTCACAAGGTTGATAAATTAcaatataataatgtaattttaattaggATGCTATTCTGCAACTCTAAATACACACTTTGGTATCATTATCCCACCATAAGTTATCAGATTGGTGCTCTGTTTTGGttattcaatttttcaaaatctgtatAAAATTATAGCACAATAGTGATCTAAAAACTATAATAGATACCTAACTTTATACTTTTGTGttgtataatattttctttttttgtggcaaATGTATAGTCTCTTATCCACATAATTAAATGTACTCATCAATACAAACTTAACAATTTATATATAGTCTAAATTAATTAAATCCCAAAGACACAACACTGCATGAAAACACCTGTCTACATACACTGTATTCAATGAGTCCAAGTGAGACATAGTACAAATAGCTAATAAAGTAGGAGGGAGAACTCACAAAGGGGTGAATTTGAGCAATGGCTTGACTATATGTGTGCAGCATGAGGGACTGTTTTGGAGTATTATAAGTATTTGTCACTTTGATATTAGTATTGGTCATGTTTAATGTATGCAATACAACTCATCATGGTGCAAAGTTTAGTACATTTTACTACATTAGTTATcaataataaagaatatgaatacCAAACTGTAGTTGTGGGGAAATCTTTCATGCCTGTTCCTTACATCACACCTGAGTTCTATTTGCACATTTAAACATGGAAACTGGtattaaatatttgctattttaattcattaagtttgtgataatttttttatgttgcaATAGAAAACCATACAGCATTAAACTTCCAAAACAATATACTTATAGTATATGGATTAAATTCCCTATATCTTATCAATTTTATGAGCTATATTGTTTTGGATGGGAAGTGgagatttaatcattttatttaaataatcatattaACATTGATTTTTCATAACATCCTCTTATTCcatattttcctctttgtattttactttaattttatttgtcataATGA contains:
- the LOC124975563 gene encoding olfactory receptor 14A16-like, which gives rise to MPEQQLVKPTEWSYCDYFCADKKDPQGNGTMAGKVEKPLINFRENFKKDMKKCDHHITDLHKQLTSHYALVEKAQKALTKQQRDLEMKTQQLEIKLSNKMEEDIKKSWRKSTQTGDDLLCCVELNNQAQSKWFEEMVIIIMPEKFTNVTTITEFLLMGFPNDKVLQRLCAMLFFLIYLAALIGNILIITLTTIDQHLQSPMYFFLKNLSFIDICYITVTVPKSIMNSLTNIHSISFLGCASQVFFVIFLAGTEFFLLLVMSYDRYAAICQPLHYGTIMNRYVCVQMVIISWFSGCVYGSLHVAGTFTAHFCGTNIVHQFFCDIPSLLMVSCSRNNILEYIFIIVSCCFAFLCFISMVVSYVYIFTTVLRIPYAKGRFKIFSTCLPHLTVVTLFLSSGFIAYLCSASKSPSSLNLFMSVSYSLLPPSLNPVIYSLRNRDMKVALNNIFVGKMIPNL